In a single window of the Enoplosus armatus isolate fEnoArm2 chromosome 15, fEnoArm2.hap1, whole genome shotgun sequence genome:
- the LOC139297310 gene encoding phospholipid phosphatase 2-like yields MTEQGKKLILIVVDILCVFVAALPSAILTLMFTPYQRGIYCDDESISYPYRRDTISHGAMAAVTIICSIVIITTGEAYLVHTKRLHSNSQFNQYLSALYKVVGTFLFGGAVSQSLTDLAKFTIGRPRPNFLAVCAPVSCNGYILQLNCTGSHRNVTESRLSFYSGHSSFGMYCMLFLSLYVQARMQGKWTRLVRPTIQFFLVAFSLYVGYTRVSDYKHHWSDVLVGLLQGALIAVLTVRYVSDFFKQRPPPCTRPNPAEIEHLERKPSPQPPDSQHGNHYNYSGPV; encoded by the exons ATGACAGAGCAAGGAAAGAAGCTGATCCTGATCGTGGTGGAtattctctgtgtctttgttg CGGCTCTGCCCTCAGCCATCCTGACGCTGATGTTCACTCCGTACCAAAGAGGAATCTACTGCGATGATGAGAGCATCAGCTATCCCTACAGGAGAGACACCATCTCCCATGGAGCCATGGCTGCCGTCACCATCATCTGCTCCATCGTCATT ATCACCACAGGAGAGGCCTACCTTGTGCACACAAAGCGTCTGCACTCCAACTCCCAGTTCAACCAGTACCTGTCAGCTCTTTATAAGGTGGTGGGCACCTTCCTGTTTGGAGGAGCTGTCAGCCAATCGCTGACTGACCTGGCCAAGTTCACTATAGGTCGTCCCCGTCCGAACTTCTTGGCCGTATGCGCCCCGGTCAGCTGTAATGGATACATCCTGCAGCTCAACTGCACTGGCAGCCACCGCAACGTGACTGAATCCAG GTTATCGTTCTACTCCGGCCACTCGTCCTTCGGGATGTACTGCATGCTCTTTCTGTCG CTCTACGTCCAGGCCCGGATGCAGGGGAAGTGGACGCGACTGGTTCGACCAACCATCCAGTTCTTCCTGGTGGCGTTTTCTCTGTATGTAGGATACACGCGTGTGTCTGACTACAAACACCACTGGAGTGACGTGCTGGTGGGGCTGCTGCAGGGGGCGCTCATCGCTGTGCTCACT GTCCGATATGTGTCCGACTTCTTCAAGCAGCGCCCCCCTCCCTGCACACGACCAAACCCAGCAGAGATTGAACACCTTGAACGCAAACCGAGCCCGCAGCCTCCAGACTCGCAGCACGGAAACCACTACAACTACTCTGGACCAGTATGA